The following are from one region of the Aquirufa lenticrescens genome:
- a CDS encoding ammonium transporter, which translates to MNETATLAAQQVELTHAIDTVWVALCAALIFQMEGGFALLEAGFVRSKNAISIIAKVMIDIMFGGVAFYLVGFGIAYGKSNGYWAFDTGIMEGDLGLGLTISNSLFWFIQMGFAVAAISIVSGGVAERMKMWSYAIYVAIFSAVLYPLAANWVWNPNGWLALRGFNDFAGSAAIHAMGGFAALAGAIVLGPRLGKYNEDGTANAIPGHNLTLSAVGAFILWFGWFGFNPGSTLGAVGKWDLIGSVATNTFLASAAGGIATMLYTFIRYKKVDITMVINGVLAGLVAITAGCNVVSPDSALIIGFIAGTIVDIAVVVVDKMKVDDPVGAVAVHGVNGFFGTIAVGLFSQKNGLFITGESTQFITQLIGVSVISVFSFATTYAIFMALKKTMGIRLSHKAESAGIDAVEFGVEAYTTFE; encoded by the coding sequence ATGAATGAAACTGCCACGCTTGCTGCTCAGCAAGTGGAACTCACACACGCTATTGACACGGTTTGGGTGGCCCTATGTGCCGCTCTTATTTTCCAAATGGAAGGAGGCTTTGCCCTTCTAGAAGCTGGATTCGTCCGTTCTAAAAATGCCATCAGTATTATTGCCAAAGTAATGATCGACATTATGTTCGGCGGAGTAGCTTTCTATTTAGTCGGATTCGGGATTGCCTATGGTAAATCGAATGGCTATTGGGCTTTCGACACCGGAATTATGGAAGGAGACCTAGGTTTAGGTTTGACTATTTCTAATTCCCTTTTCTGGTTCATCCAAATGGGCTTTGCCGTGGCTGCTATCTCTATCGTTTCAGGCGGTGTCGCAGAACGCATGAAGATGTGGTCTTATGCCATTTATGTTGCTATTTTTAGTGCGGTATTATATCCCCTTGCAGCTAATTGGGTTTGGAATCCAAACGGCTGGTTAGCCTTACGCGGATTTAATGACTTCGCTGGTTCAGCAGCCATTCACGCGATGGGTGGATTTGCAGCACTAGCTGGCGCGATTGTATTAGGACCACGACTAGGAAAATACAACGAAGACGGAACAGCGAATGCAATTCCGGGACATAACTTAACTTTATCGGCAGTAGGTGCCTTTATCCTTTGGTTCGGTTGGTTCGGATTCAACCCTGGTTCTACATTAGGAGCCGTGGGTAAATGGGATCTAATCGGTTCTGTAGCGACTAATACCTTCCTTGCGTCAGCTGCGGGCGGTATCGCCACAATGTTGTACACGTTTATCCGCTACAAGAAAGTGGATATTACGATGGTGATTAATGGTGTTTTGGCAGGTTTAGTGGCTATCACAGCAGGCTGCAACGTCGTTTCACCGGATTCAGCCTTGATTATTGGTTTCATCGCAGGTACGATTGTCGATATCGCAGTAGTGGTGGTAGACAAAATGAAAGTGGATGATCCCGTGGGTGCAGTAGCGGTACACGGTGTAAACGGTTTCTTTGGAACGATTGCTGTAGGTCTATTCTCCCAAAAGAATGGCTTATTCATCACCGGCGAAAGCACCCAATTCATCACGCAATTAATCGGTGTTTCCGTGATCAGCGTATTCTCCTTTGCTACAACGTATGCTATTTTCATGGCCTTGAAAAAGACGATGGGAATTCGCTTGAGCCACAAAGCAGAATCTGCGGGTATTGATGCCGTTGAATTTGGAGTAGAAGCATACACAACTTTTGAATAA
- a CDS encoding sigma 54-interacting transcriptional regulator gives MINNLGELKASGYISKSIKDELRDNLIKHMEAGTTVFEGVHGFENSVIPELERAILSRHNINLLGLRGQAKTRLARLMVNLLDEYIPYVAGSEINDDPLAPISRFAIDLIASQGDATPIAWLHRSDRFAEKLATPDVSVADLIGDVDPIKAANLKLSYADDRVIHFGMIPRANRCIFVINEIPDLQARIQVALFNILQEGDIQIRGFKLRLPLDLQFIFTANPEDYTNRGSIVTPLKDRIGSQILTHYPETIAIARKISSQEAHINATQSDRVYVPNLAYDLLEQIIFEARESEYIDSKSGVSARMSISMLESLVSTAERRALLNREKSTTVRLADFMGIIPAITGKVELVYEGEQEGAAFVAEQLIGSAIKSFFPGLFPKIEKLSKKIEESPYATLMEAVYAEGGVVLYDECNAADYASTLNEIKPLEDLIVRYQPDVEAADRLFLKEFVLWALAEYQKLGKERLTNGFQFRDLF, from the coding sequence ATGATCAACAATTTAGGCGAATTAAAGGCCTCAGGCTACATAAGCAAATCGATTAAAGACGAATTAAGAGACAACTTGATTAAACACATGGAGGCTGGAACGACCGTTTTCGAGGGCGTTCATGGTTTTGAAAACTCCGTTATACCAGAATTAGAGCGAGCGATTTTGTCTCGCCATAATATCAACTTATTGGGTTTACGCGGTCAGGCGAAAACACGTTTAGCTCGTTTAATGGTTAATCTGTTAGACGAATACATCCCCTACGTGGCTGGTTCGGAGATTAATGATGATCCGTTAGCGCCTATTTCCAGATTTGCGATTGATTTAATTGCATCACAAGGAGATGCGACACCGATTGCGTGGTTGCACCGTTCTGATCGTTTTGCAGAGAAATTAGCTACACCAGATGTGTCAGTGGCCGATTTAATTGGTGATGTGGATCCGATCAAAGCGGCTAATTTGAAATTATCGTATGCAGATGACCGTGTGATTCACTTTGGCATGATTCCTAGAGCTAATCGCTGCATCTTTGTCATCAACGAGATACCTGACTTGCAAGCGCGTATCCAGGTAGCCTTATTCAACATTTTACAAGAGGGCGATATCCAAATCCGCGGTTTCAAATTACGTTTACCGCTTGATCTTCAATTCATCTTCACGGCAAACCCGGAGGATTATACAAATAGAGGAAGTATTGTGACGCCATTGAAGGACCGTATTGGTTCTCAAATTTTGACCCATTATCCTGAAACCATTGCGATTGCGCGCAAGATTTCGTCTCAAGAAGCTCATATTAATGCCACTCAATCGGATCGAGTTTATGTCCCAAATTTAGCCTACGATTTATTAGAGCAAATTATTTTCGAGGCGAGAGAGAGTGAATACATTGATTCCAAAAGTGGTGTCAGCGCTCGTATGAGTATTTCGATGCTCGAGAGTTTAGTGAGCACGGCGGAAAGACGTGCCCTACTAAATCGCGAGAAATCAACAACAGTACGTTTGGCAGACTTCATGGGAATCATCCCAGCCATCACAGGAAAAGTAGAATTAGTGTATGAGGGCGAACAAGAAGGTGCGGCATTCGTAGCCGAACAATTGATCGGTTCAGCCATCAAATCATTCTTTCCCGGTTTATTCCCTAAAATCGAAAAGCTATCTAAGAAAATTGAAGAGAGTCCTTATGCAACCTTAATGGAAGCGGTCTATGCTGAAGGTGGCGTTGTATTGTATGATGAATGTAACGCGGCAGATTATGCTTCGACGTTGAATGAAATTAAGCCTTTAGAGGACTTGATCGTTCGATATCAACCCGATGTTGAGGCAGCGGATAGGTTGTTCTTGAAGGAATTTGTGCTGTGGGCGCTGGCGGAGTATCAGAAATTGGGGAAAGAAAGGTTGACTAACGGTTTTCAGTTTCGTGACTTGTTTTAG
- a CDS encoding P-II family nitrogen regulator, producing the protein MKKVEAIVKPSKLKAIQKGLIDANIPCMTVVPVRGAGLQQGYSEIYRGTEKSMILLPKVMIICVVSDENLEKCLDVILDNASEGNVGDGKIFVYDVQDAIRIRTRTRGIEAIR; encoded by the coding sequence ATGAAAAAGGTAGAAGCCATTGTAAAACCATCGAAATTAAAAGCTATTCAAAAAGGCTTAATCGATGCCAACATACCTTGTATGACCGTTGTTCCCGTTCGTGGAGCTGGTTTACAACAAGGTTATTCAGAAATATACCGCGGTACAGAAAAGTCGATGATCTTATTACCAAAGGTCATGATCATCTGTGTCGTAAGCGATGAAAACCTCGAAAAATGCTTAGATGTCATCCTAGACAACGCCTCCGAAGGCAATGTGGGAGATGGCAAAATCTTCGTTTATGATGTGCAAGATGCGATCAGGATACGGACGAGGACGAGAGGGATTGAAGCTATTCGATAA
- a CDS encoding beta-N-acetylhexosaminidase: MKRIIALVCLSFSLSFVSSAQTPSIIPIPSQAVYPAGKFILPSSISISGPADAQLKVGYATLVSKLKSATGRSVTLKSSGTASIQMQIVNNANLGAEGYELQVNAKGVSIKANKSAGLFYGIQTLVQLLPKEIESKTVIKGVQWAIPFAQITDTPRFAWRGQMFDVARHFFTKEEVKQFIDEMVEYKYNLLHFHLTDDEGWRIEIKSYPNLTKKGAFNVKKEGRFTTFSKPEPNEPRNYGGFYTQEDIKELVKYGQDRFVNIVPEIDVPGHSMAAVASYPELSCTPGADKYEVISGEPFIDWSHGHPEALLDNTLCPANEKVYTFLDKVMGEVAILFPYEYIHMGGDECPKNYWDKNPEILALRAREGLKNSQEVQAYFVRRLEKIISSKGKRMLGWDEILEGGGLPKGTAVMSWRGIAGGVEAAKLGHEVVMTPNNNVYVDLMQGDRAIEPPVYKTVRLADSYAFNPVPTGVDAKLVKGGQANMWSEQLFNYRHLQYMMYPRALAISESLWSPNENKNWDNFISRLEDHMARFDVADKRYAPSMYEAIVNVTKNSKGELFVELKNEISGLKIHYSFDNSYPDNHYPVASGLVAVPKDAELMRIVSYRGKEMKGRTMNITRADLEKRAK, encoded by the coding sequence ATGAAGAGAATCATTGCACTCGTTTGCTTGAGTTTTAGCTTAAGTTTCGTTTCATCGGCCCAAACACCATCGATTATCCCCATTCCGTCTCAAGCGGTTTATCCAGCTGGGAAATTCATTTTACCATCTTCCATCTCTATTTCAGGTCCTGCGGATGCCCAATTGAAGGTGGGTTATGCGACTTTGGTCAGTAAGCTGAAAAGTGCCACAGGACGTTCCGTTACACTAAAATCGTCAGGTACAGCATCTATCCAAATGCAAATCGTGAACAACGCTAATTTAGGAGCTGAGGGATATGAGTTGCAGGTAAATGCTAAAGGCGTTAGCATTAAGGCGAACAAATCAGCTGGTTTATTCTACGGAATTCAAACACTAGTACAATTACTGCCTAAGGAAATTGAATCGAAAACAGTCATTAAAGGAGTTCAATGGGCCATTCCATTTGCTCAGATTACAGACACTCCTCGTTTTGCTTGGCGTGGCCAAATGTTTGATGTGGCGCGCCACTTCTTCACTAAAGAAGAGGTGAAGCAATTTATCGACGAGATGGTGGAGTACAAATACAACTTGCTTCACTTCCACCTAACGGACGATGAGGGCTGGAGAATCGAAATTAAATCCTATCCTAATTTGACGAAGAAAGGGGCATTTAACGTAAAGAAAGAGGGTCGTTTCACTACTTTCTCTAAGCCTGAGCCTAACGAGCCTCGCAATTATGGTGGTTTCTACACTCAGGAAGATATCAAGGAATTGGTGAAATACGGCCAAGATCGCTTTGTGAATATCGTGCCAGAAATAGATGTTCCGGGTCACTCGATGGCTGCAGTAGCCTCTTATCCAGAACTTTCGTGTACACCAGGAGCTGATAAATATGAAGTTATTTCGGGTGAGCCATTCATCGATTGGTCTCACGGACACCCAGAGGCTTTATTAGATAATACACTTTGCCCAGCAAATGAAAAAGTATATACTTTCTTAGACAAGGTGATGGGCGAGGTAGCTATTCTTTTCCCGTATGAATACATCCACATGGGAGGTGATGAGTGCCCTAAGAATTATTGGGATAAGAATCCGGAGATTTTAGCTTTGAGAGCACGGGAGGGATTGAAGAATTCGCAAGAGGTGCAGGCGTATTTTGTGCGTCGTTTGGAGAAGATTATTTCGTCTAAAGGTAAGCGCATGTTAGGCTGGGATGAGATTTTAGAGGGCGGAGGATTGCCAAAGGGAACGGCAGTTATGTCTTGGCGTGGTATTGCCGGCGGAGTAGAGGCAGCTAAATTAGGTCACGAAGTGGTGATGACTCCTAATAACAATGTGTATGTGGATTTAATGCAAGGAGATAGAGCCATCGAGCCACCAGTATACAAAACCGTTAGATTGGCTGATTCCTATGCGTTTAATCCAGTACCGACGGGAGTGGATGCAAAATTAGTCAAAGGTGGTCAAGCGAATATGTGGTCAGAGCAATTGTTCAACTACCGCCATTTGCAGTACATGATGTATCCTAGAGCATTAGCCATTTCTGAGTCTTTGTGGTCGCCTAACGAGAACAAGAACTGGGATAACTTCATCAGCCGTTTAGAAGATCATATGGCACGTTTTGACGTAGCTGATAAGAGATATGCGCCTTCTATGTACGAGGCGATTGTGAACGTAACCAAGAATTCGAAAGGTGAATTATTCGTGGAATTGAAAAATGAAATATCGGGATTAAAGATTCACTACAGCTTTGATAATTCGTATCCAGATAACCATTATCCTGTTGCATCTGGTCTAGTGGCTGTTCCCAAGGATGCAGAATTGATGCGTATCGTTTCCTATCGTGGAAAAGAAATGAAGGGACGTACGATGAATATTACTCGGGCTGATTTAGAAAAAAGAGCTAAATAA
- the mnmE gene encoding tRNA uridine-5-carboxymethylaminomethyl(34) synthesis GTPase MnmE, whose product MNFTDTIVALATPAGVGAIGVIRLSGDQAIEIVNAVFKPKDLSTQPTHTIHYGRIESAGRVYDEVVASLYIAPRSYTKENVVEISCHGSPFIQESILQLFVEQGARFARPGEFTQRAFLNGAFDLAQAEAVADVIAADSAAAQNAALHQLRGGFSKELAALREELIHFASLIELELDFGEEDVEFADRKDLEALVNQLLTNIRPLVSSFRAGNAVKNGVATVIVGKPNAGKSTLLNALLNEDRAIVSDIAGTTRDSLEDEWTLGGIKFRLVDTAGLRETSDVIEALGVERTQAWVKKAQVVIYMADATSETPSGLAAGVEALGSLEIPVIKLLNKVDQIADLSAFVSAIPDLIAISAKNRSGLNDLETALLNVVGLDQVSTNGTLVTNLRHYQQLLQTQETLEGVLNALQTGLTGDLIAQDLRYALHHLGEITGQISNDDLLKNIFGKFCIGK is encoded by the coding sequence ATGAACTTTACGGATACCATTGTTGCCTTAGCGACGCCTGCAGGGGTAGGAGCGATCGGCGTAATTCGTCTTTCAGGAGATCAAGCAATTGAGATCGTGAATGCCGTTTTTAAGCCCAAAGATCTTTCCACCCAACCCACTCATACGATCCATTATGGTCGTATAGAGTCTGCTGGTCGTGTCTACGACGAAGTGGTCGCCAGTTTATACATTGCTCCGCGTTCCTATACAAAGGAAAATGTGGTCGAAATTTCCTGCCATGGTTCCCCGTTCATCCAAGAGAGTATCTTGCAATTGTTCGTAGAACAGGGGGCTCGCTTCGCTCGCCCCGGCGAATTTACCCAGCGCGCTTTCCTAAATGGAGCCTTCGACCTAGCCCAAGCCGAAGCGGTAGCAGACGTAATTGCTGCCGATTCTGCCGCTGCCCAAAACGCCGCTTTGCATCAATTGAGAGGCGGTTTTTCAAAAGAATTAGCCGCATTGCGCGAGGAATTAATCCATTTTGCTTCCCTAATCGAGCTTGAATTAGACTTCGGTGAAGAGGACGTGGAATTCGCGGATCGCAAAGATTTAGAAGCTTTAGTGAATCAATTGTTGACGAATATACGACCGTTGGTTTCCAGCTTTAGAGCCGGAAATGCGGTGAAGAACGGAGTTGCAACGGTGATTGTGGGGAAACCCAATGCAGGTAAATCGACATTATTAAATGCCTTATTGAACGAGGATCGTGCCATTGTTTCTGATATCGCAGGAACTACACGTGATTCCCTCGAGGATGAGTGGACTTTAGGTGGAATCAAATTCCGTTTAGTGGATACGGCAGGTTTGCGTGAAACATCAGACGTCATTGAAGCGCTAGGAGTGGAGAGAACACAAGCCTGGGTGAAGAAAGCACAGGTAGTCATTTATATGGCTGATGCTACCTCTGAAACGCCTTCTGGACTCGCGGCTGGCGTGGAAGCACTTGGTTCACTAGAGATTCCCGTGATTAAATTGTTGAACAAAGTGGATCAAATCGCTGACCTTTCTGCATTTGTATCTGCCATTCCGGATTTGATTGCTATTTCTGCCAAAAACCGTTCAGGACTCAATGACCTCGAAACCGCCTTGTTAAACGTAGTCGGTTTAGATCAAGTGAGCACGAATGGAACGTTAGTGACCAATCTTCGTCATTACCAGCAATTATTACAAACGCAAGAAACCTTAGAAGGTGTTCTTAATGCTTTGCAAACCGGCCTAACAGGCGATCTTATCGCACAAGACCTTCGCTATGCTCTTCATCACTTAGGGGAGATTACTGGGCAGATATCGAATGACGATCTGTTGAAGAATATCTTTGGTAAGTTTTGTATAGGTAAATAG
- a CDS encoding DNA/RNA non-specific endonuclease: MLLNLIFSVLFSVGVPNISGASSASTTNYLSVKKGYVMSYNGVEGRANWVGWTLTASDVGAVDRTDRFVQDESFPRGFKIVDEKDYAHSGYDRGHLCNSEDRTSSYYLNEETFLMSNMIPQTRELNRGPFKMLESYCRKLAIKKGQNLLIYSGGIGARDRLASGVIVPAYCWKVVYAPDKIWCILFPNASDLNKNWQTYSVPLETLEKMTGYHFPRKLSQHIHR; encoded by the coding sequence ATGCTATTAAACCTTATTTTCAGTGTATTATTTTCAGTAGGGGTGCCCAATATTTCGGGTGCCTCTTCTGCTTCTACGACTAACTATCTTTCGGTTAAGAAAGGTTATGTGATGTCGTATAATGGGGTAGAGGGTAGAGCGAATTGGGTGGGATGGACTTTGACAGCCAGTGATGTGGGCGCTGTAGATAGAACCGATCGATTTGTTCAGGATGAATCTTTTCCCCGTGGTTTTAAAATTGTCGATGAGAAAGATTACGCCCATTCAGGCTATGATCGAGGTCATCTATGTAATTCTGAGGATCGTACCTCTTCCTACTATTTAAATGAGGAGACTTTCTTAATGTCGAATATGATTCCGCAGACTCGTGAGTTGAATCGGGGTCCTTTCAAAATGTTAGAATCCTATTGCCGTAAGCTTGCGATTAAAAAAGGACAGAATCTTTTAATTTATTCCGGTGGAATTGGGGCAAGGGATCGATTAGCCTCCGGTGTTATCGTTCCAGCCTATTGCTGGAAAGTAGTGTATGCACCAGACAAAATCTGGTGCATACTTTTTCCTAATGCGAGTGATTTGAATAAAAACTGGCAGACCTATTCGGTGCCATTAGAAACTCTGGAGAAAATGACGGGTTATCATTTTCCGCGCAAATTATCGCAACATATACATCGCTAG
- a CDS encoding SCP2 sterol-binding domain-containing protein, with protein sequence MTFQEINERIIALAAQKGGQGVSFKFAFPGGIIVVGSDGAVSNENLDSDCTISTTEETFTSILNGELNSMMAVMTGKVKISGDMSVAMKLTNLL encoded by the coding sequence ATGACATTTCAAGAAATCAACGAACGTATTATTGCCTTAGCTGCTCAAAAAGGCGGCCAAGGTGTTTCATTCAAATTCGCTTTCCCAGGCGGAATCATCGTCGTAGGTTCGGATGGAGCTGTATCCAATGAAAATTTGGATTCAGATTGCACCATCTCTACAACAGAGGAAACATTCACTTCGATCTTAAACGGCGAATTAAATTCTATGATGGCCGTAATGACCGGAAAAGTAAAAATCTCTGGCGATATGTCTGTCGCGATGAAATTGACGAATTTATTGTAA
- a CDS encoding vWA domain-containing protein — MNKKGFYFKEFEEKSISPFDKLFGIFKELITHTSGDFDEAIEWLRELDKEYELTDENYTIEDFIEDLKAKGYIREEIDENGGSGMGITAKTERAIRQTALENIFGNLNKSGAGNHKTKASGQGDEMTGEFRSYHFGDSLEKISLTESLKNAQINHGIGEFELTEEDLVVEDTQFKSQMSTVLMIDISHSMILYGEDRITPAKKVAMALAELITTRYPKDTIDILVFGNDAWSISIKDIPYLKVGPYHTNTVAGLQLAMDILRRKRNTNKQIFMITDGKPSCVREKDGTYYMNSNGLDPYVTEKCYTQAAQARKLHIPITTFMIARDSYLQQFVDKFTEANQGKAFYTGLKGLGEMIFQDYETNRKKRLK; from the coding sequence ATGAATAAAAAGGGTTTTTATTTCAAGGAGTTTGAGGAGAAGAGCATCTCCCCTTTTGATAAGCTTTTCGGGATTTTCAAGGAATTAATCACACATACGTCGGGAGATTTTGATGAGGCAATCGAATGGTTGCGCGAATTAGACAAAGAATATGAGCTGACAGATGAGAATTATACGATTGAAGATTTCATTGAAGATTTAAAGGCCAAAGGCTATATCCGCGAGGAGATTGATGAGAATGGGGGTTCTGGGATGGGAATTACGGCCAAAACAGAGCGAGCGATTCGCCAGACAGCACTAGAGAATATCTTCGGAAACTTAAATAAAAGTGGTGCTGGGAATCACAAAACTAAGGCATCAGGCCAGGGAGATGAAATGACAGGGGAATTTAGATCCTATCATTTTGGCGATAGTCTAGAGAAAATCTCCCTTACGGAGAGTCTGAAAAACGCCCAAATCAATCACGGAATAGGCGAATTCGAGTTAACGGAGGAGGATTTAGTCGTGGAAGACACGCAATTCAAATCTCAGATGAGCACGGTTTTGATGATTGATATCAGCCATTCCATGATTCTGTATGGTGAGGATCGGATTACGCCTGCGAAGAAGGTAGCGATGGCTTTGGCAGAACTCATAACCACCCGTTACCCCAAAGATACCATCGACATTCTGGTCTTCGGAAACGATGCCTGGAGCATTTCCATCAAGGATATTCCCTATTTAAAAGTGGGGCCTTATCATACGAATACGGTGGCTGGACTGCAATTAGCGATGGATATTCTGCGCCGAAAAAGGAATACCAACAAACAGATATTTATGATTACCGACGGAAAGCCGAGCTGTGTTCGGGAAAAAGACGGGACTTATTATATGAATAGTAATGGACTTGACCCTTATGTGACCGAAAAATGTTACACTCAGGCGGCGCAGGCACGTAAATTACATATTCCCATTACCACCTTTATGATTGCGAGGGATTCCTACCTACAGCAATTTGTGGACAAATTCACCGAAGCAAATCAAGGAAAAGCCTTTTACACGGGCTTAAAGGGCTTAGGGGAAATGATTTTCCAAGATTACGAAACGAATAGAAAGAAAAGACTCAAATAA